A part of Streptococcus porcinus genomic DNA contains:
- a CDS encoding CvpA family protein gives MVSLLILLILLWLFYIGFSRGIILQSFYFLGAVFSLFVAKNHYQSLARQLTLWIPYSNPTEGTKMAFFKDVNIFDLSKVYYAGIAFVFIFIVSYTLVRFIGIFVHFLPTDYLKDQRWQIVSGFMAICVGIMVFSMLFSVLATIPLLSVQEQLSRHFLIKQLITQCPPMTSIIHYLWIDQVI, from the coding sequence ATGGTTTCACTACTTATCCTTTTAATCTTGTTATGGCTTTTTTATATTGGCTTTAGCAGAGGCATTATTTTACAATCTTTTTATTTTTTAGGAGCTGTTTTTTCGCTTTTTGTAGCTAAAAATCATTACCAATCTCTAGCCCGACAGCTTACCTTGTGGATTCCCTATTCAAATCCCACAGAAGGAACTAAGATGGCCTTTTTTAAAGATGTGAATATTTTTGACCTAAGTAAAGTATATTATGCCGGTATTGCTTTTGTCTTTATTTTTATCGTTTCCTACACGCTTGTTCGTTTTATTGGTATTTTCGTTCACTTTTTGCCTACGGACTACCTTAAGGATCAAAGATGGCAAATTGTTAGTGGCTTTATGGCTATTTGCGTAGGGATTATGGTTTTTTCAATGCTATTTAGCGTCCTTGCAACAATCCCATTGTTAAGCGTTCAAGAACAATTGTCTCGACATTTTCTGATTAAACAACTGATTACACAATGCCCACCTATGACCTCTATCATTCACTATTTGTGGATTGATCAAGTCATTTAA